A region from the Pseudonocardia petroleophila genome encodes:
- a CDS encoding RNA polymerase sigma factor, with amino-acid sequence MGAGTAAVEAVWRIESGRLVAGLARLTGDVGTAEEFAQDALVAALEQWPVTGVPPNPGGWLMTTARNRAVDGFRRAAVHRRAVETVGRAAPASLDERDAVDDALDDPVGDDLLRLLFTACHPALNREYRVALTLRCLTGLRTDEIARAFLVPEPVAGQRISRAKKALRDKGIRFEMPGPAEVTERLASVLEVIYLVFNEGYSATAGDDWMRPELSAEALRLARLTAVSVPDHPEAHGLAALLELTQSRAAARHDATGRPVLLQHQDRRRWDRLLVRRGLAALVRARDAGGGTVGPYTLQAAIAACHATAPTAADTDWVQIAGLYDVLATAWPSPVVALNRAMAHGHAAGPAAGLALLDAVDVEALARYPQLPAVRGELLAMAGEHAAAAAGFAEAAALTRNGPERALFTERADRARAAADPMGP; translated from the coding sequence GTGGGTGCCGGGACGGCCGCCGTCGAGGCGGTGTGGCGGATCGAGTCCGGCCGGCTCGTGGCCGGGCTCGCCCGTCTCACCGGCGACGTCGGCACCGCCGAGGAGTTCGCGCAGGACGCGCTCGTCGCGGCGCTGGAGCAGTGGCCGGTCACCGGCGTCCCGCCCAACCCGGGCGGCTGGCTGATGACCACCGCGAGGAACCGCGCCGTCGACGGCTTCCGCCGCGCCGCGGTGCACCGCCGGGCCGTGGAGACGGTCGGCCGCGCCGCCCCGGCCTCGCTCGACGAGCGCGACGCCGTCGACGACGCGCTGGACGACCCGGTCGGCGACGACCTCCTGCGGCTGCTGTTCACCGCCTGCCACCCCGCCCTCAACCGTGAGTACCGGGTGGCGCTCACGCTGCGCTGCCTGACCGGCCTGCGCACCGACGAGATCGCCCGGGCGTTCCTCGTCCCGGAGCCGGTGGCCGGGCAGCGGATCTCCCGGGCGAAGAAGGCGTTGCGGGACAAGGGGATCCGCTTCGAGATGCCCGGGCCCGCGGAGGTCACCGAGCGGCTCGCGAGCGTCCTCGAGGTGATCTACCTGGTGTTCAACGAGGGCTACAGCGCCACCGCGGGCGACGACTGGATGCGTCCCGAGCTCAGCGCCGAGGCCCTGCGGCTGGCCCGGCTGACGGCGGTGTCGGTGCCGGACCACCCCGAGGCGCACGGGCTGGCGGCGCTGCTGGAGCTCACCCAGTCCCGCGCCGCGGCCCGCCACGACGCGACCGGACGCCCGGTCCTGCTGCAGCACCAGGACCGGCGGCGCTGGGACCGGCTGCTGGTGCGGCGCGGTCTCGCCGCGCTCGTCCGGGCCCGGGACGCGGGCGGCGGCACGGTCGGCCCGTACACGCTGCAGGCGGCGATCGCGGCCTGCCACGCGACGGCCCCCACCGCCGCCGACACCGACTGGGTGCAGATCGCCGGCCTCTACGACGTCCTCGCCACGGCCTGGCCGTCCCCGGTCGTCGCGCTGAACCGGGCGATGGCGCACGGGCACGCCGCAGGACCCGCGGCCGGGCTCGCGCTGCTCGACGCGGTCGACGTCGAGGCGCTGGCCCGCTACCCGCAGCTCCCGGCGGTCCGGGGCGAGCTGCTGGCGATGGCCGGGGAGCACGCCGCGGCGGCGGCGGGCTTCGCCGAGGCGGCCGCGCTGACCCGCAACGGGCCCGAGCGCGCGCTGTTCACCGAGCGGGCCGACCGGGCGCGCGCCGCGGCTGATCCAATGGGCCCGTGA
- a CDS encoding S1C family serine protease gives MTEIREQGPDASAPQGPRSDQNPVPAYAGAPAPGAHGSAQPQSPYAQQGWNPSPSYGGHGGGPIGPTGPGGPPTAVEERPRRPRTMTGIVTAALIAGLVGGGAGFGGAYALLGDSPSSSTTLTSSAASPAANAEPGTVAGAASVASPSTVDIRVTLAQGTAEGSGVVLTAEGDVLTNNHVVAGSTGDITVTLADGSTHRATIVGTSPSYDLAVLRLQDVSGLTPATLGNSADLQVGQQVVAIGSPQGLTGTVTTGIVSAFDRTVAVQGEDGSAVVYNGLQTDAPINQGNSGGPLVDLQGRVVGINSAIATGSSQSTGSIGLGFAIPVDQAKRVAQEILDSGTATKPVLGVQGDAATSGGGGAQIAAVEPGSAAAQAGLTAGDVVTKVQDARVEDFADLVARIGARTPGEQVTLTVTNGGTERTVDVTLGSTPDQAASTSSGGQSRAVPQSPFGQSPFGQSPFGGN, from the coding sequence ATGACCGAGATCAGGGAGCAGGGACCGGACGCGAGCGCGCCCCAGGGCCCCCGCAGCGACCAGAACCCCGTCCCCGCCTACGCGGGAGCCCCCGCACCCGGGGCCCACGGGTCCGCGCAGCCGCAGTCGCCGTACGCCCAGCAGGGCTGGAACCCCTCGCCGTCCTACGGCGGTCACGGCGGCGGCCCGATCGGCCCGACGGGCCCCGGCGGCCCGCCCACCGCGGTCGAGGAGCGGCCGCGGCGGCCGCGGACGATGACCGGGATCGTCACGGCCGCCCTGATCGCGGGCCTGGTCGGCGGCGGGGCCGGCTTCGGCGGGGCGTACGCCCTGCTCGGCGACTCCCCGTCGTCCTCGACGACCCTGACCTCCTCCGCCGCGTCCCCGGCGGCGAACGCCGAGCCGGGGACCGTGGCCGGGGCGGCGTCGGTCGCGTCGCCGAGCACCGTCGACATCCGTGTCACGCTGGCCCAGGGCACGGCCGAGGGCAGCGGCGTCGTCCTCACCGCCGAGGGCGACGTGCTGACGAACAACCACGTCGTCGCGGGCAGCACCGGCGACATCACCGTGACCCTCGCCGACGGCTCCACGCACCGGGCCACGATCGTCGGCACCTCGCCGAGCTACGACCTCGCCGTGCTCCGGCTGCAGGACGTCTCCGGGCTCACCCCGGCGACGCTGGGCAACAGCGCGGACCTGCAGGTCGGGCAGCAGGTCGTCGCGATCGGGTCGCCGCAGGGCCTCACCGGCACCGTCACCACCGGCATCGTCAGCGCGTTCGACCGCACCGTCGCCGTGCAGGGCGAGGACGGCTCGGCCGTCGTCTACAACGGCCTGCAGACCGACGCCCCGATCAACCAGGGCAACTCCGGCGGGCCGCTGGTCGACCTCCAGGGCCGCGTCGTCGGCATCAACTCCGCGATCGCGACCGGCAGCAGCCAGAGCACCGGCAGCATCGGCCTCGGCTTCGCGATCCCGGTCGACCAGGCCAAGCGCGTCGCGCAGGAGATCCTCGACTCCGGCACCGCCACCAAGCCGGTGCTCGGCGTGCAGGGCGACGCGGCGACGAGCGGTGGCGGCGGCGCGCAGATCGCGGCCGTCGAGCCGGGGTCGGCCGCGGCGCAGGCCGGGCTCACGGCCGGGGACGTCGTGACGAAGGTGCAGGACGCCCGCGTCGAGGACTTCGCCGACCTGGTCGCCCGCATCGGCGCCCGGACCCCCGGCGAGCAGGTGACGCTGACGGTGACCAACGGCGGGACCGAGCGGACCGTCGACGTCACCCTGGGCAGCACCCCGGACCAGGCCGCGTCGACCAGCAGCGGCGGCCAGTCCCGCGCCGTCCCCCAGAGCCCCTTCGGTCAGAGCCCCTTCGGCCAGAGCCCCTTCGGCGGGAACTGA
- a CDS encoding DUF998 domain-containing protein, whose protein sequence is MNATIPTRAGTTSPPERLTADRVTKSLLGYGVIAGPVFVVASVTQGLLREGFDLSRHAWSQLALGGPGWIQVTNFVVVGLMVVAAAVGLRRALGSGPAATWSPRLLAAFGVSLLVAGAFRVDPAGGFPADLPQATGISGPATVHLLAGAVGFGSLAAAVLVLARRLAGEGFRRLALACRVVGPAFLVGFVAMASGLLGAAGVPVFAIAVVCVFVLLSAVFVHRYRVMPNTDGR, encoded by the coding sequence GTGAACGCCACCATCCCCACCCGCGCCGGCACCACCTCCCCGCCCGAGCGGCTCACCGCCGACCGCGTCACCAAGTCGCTGCTCGGCTACGGCGTCATCGCCGGCCCCGTCTTCGTGGTCGCCTCGGTGACGCAGGGGCTGCTGCGCGAGGGCTTCGACCTCTCCCGCCACGCCTGGAGCCAGCTCGCGCTCGGCGGCCCCGGCTGGATCCAGGTCACGAACTTCGTCGTCGTCGGCCTGATGGTGGTCGCCGCGGCCGTCGGTCTGCGCCGCGCGCTGGGCTCCGGTCCCGCGGCCACCTGGTCCCCGCGCCTGCTCGCGGCGTTCGGGGTGAGCCTGCTCGTCGCGGGTGCGTTCCGCGTCGACCCGGCGGGCGGCTTCCCGGCCGACCTGCCGCAGGCCACCGGGATCAGCGGGCCCGCGACGGTGCACCTGCTCGCCGGGGCGGTCGGGTTCGGGTCCCTCGCCGCCGCGGTGCTCGTGCTGGCCCGCCGGCTCGCCGGCGAGGGCTTCCGGCGGCTCGCCCTCGCGTGCCGCGTCGTCGGCCCGGCGTTCCTCGTCGGGTTCGTCGCGATGGCGTCGGGCCTGCTCGGGGCCGCGGGCGTGCCGGTGTTCGCGATCGCCGTGGTCTGCGTGTTCGTGCTGCTCAGTGCGGTGTTCGTGCACCGCTACCGCGTCATGCCGAACACCGACGGCCGCTGA
- a CDS encoding CaiB/BaiF CoA transferase family protein, whose amino-acid sequence MADDAPTGPLAGVVVADFSRILAGPYATMLLADLGATVIKVEGPPLGDDTRTWTPPVADDGTATYYLSINRNKRSIVLDLRDADDLALAQRLAGRADVLVENFKPGGLARFGLDHPTVSAANPGVVYASISGFGPDSGLPGYDLLAQAVSGLMSVTGEADGPPLRAGVAALDVMTGLHAAVAILAALRHRDATGEGQLVQTNLLSAALSGLVNHTSAVLAAGATPRRLGNAHLSLFPYEPLPTGDGELIVIAANDGQFRKLAEAIGAPELLEDPRFGSMGDRNAHRDELRPLLLARLATRSAQEWFDALSAVGVPCGPIQTVGEGLALADRLGLDPVVRPGGVPSVRNPVTYSATPPAYHRPPPGLGADDAEVRAWLTG is encoded by the coding sequence ATCGCCGACGACGCCCCCACCGGACCGCTGGCGGGGGTGGTCGTCGCCGACTTCTCCCGCATCCTCGCCGGGCCCTACGCCACGATGCTGCTCGCCGACCTCGGCGCGACGGTGATCAAGGTGGAGGGCCCGCCGCTGGGCGACGACACCCGCACCTGGACCCCGCCCGTCGCCGACGACGGCACGGCCACCTACTACCTGTCGATCAACCGCAACAAGCGCTCGATCGTCCTGGACCTGCGCGACGCGGACGACCTCGCGCTCGCCCAGCGCCTCGCGGGCCGCGCCGACGTGCTCGTCGAGAACTTCAAGCCCGGCGGGCTGGCGCGCTTCGGGCTGGACCACCCGACCGTCTCCGCCGCGAACCCCGGCGTCGTCTACGCCTCGATCAGCGGGTTCGGCCCGGACTCCGGGCTGCCCGGCTACGACCTGCTCGCCCAGGCGGTGTCCGGGCTGATGAGCGTCACCGGCGAGGCCGACGGGCCGCCGCTGCGGGCCGGGGTCGCGGCGCTCGACGTCATGACCGGGCTGCACGCGGCCGTCGCGATCCTCGCCGCGCTGCGCCACCGCGACGCCACCGGCGAGGGACAGCTGGTGCAGACCAACCTGCTCTCCGCGGCCCTGTCCGGGCTGGTCAACCACACCTCGGCGGTGCTCGCCGCCGGGGCCACGCCGCGGCGGCTGGGCAACGCGCACCTGAGCCTGTTCCCCTACGAGCCGCTGCCCACCGGCGACGGCGAGCTGATCGTCATCGCGGCCAACGACGGGCAGTTCCGCAAGCTGGCCGAGGCGATCGGGGCCCCGGAACTGCTCGAGGACCCGCGCTTCGGCTCGATGGGCGACCGCAACGCCCACCGCGACGAGCTGCGCCCGCTGCTGCTGGCGCGCCTCGCCACCCGGTCCGCGCAGGAGTGGTTCGACGCCCTGTCCGCGGTCGGGGTCCCGTGCGGGCCGATCCAGACCGTCGGTGAAGGGCTCGCGCTGGCCGACCGCCTCGGCCTCGACCCGGTGGTGCGCCCGGGCGGTGTCCCGAGCGTCCGCAACCCGGTGACCTACTCGGCCACCCCGCCCGCGTACCACCGCCCGCCGCCCGGCCTCGGCGCCGACGACGCCGAGGTCCGGGCCTGGCTCACCGGCTGA
- a CDS encoding YciI family protein: MRHLVVLEAVQPATPPPAELMAGIMALGEEATRAGALIDTAGLAPSLVGAKVTVGAGAGLQVTDGPFAESKEMISYAVYDTRTKEEAVEWTSRFMALHRDLWPGWEGEARVLKVMGPEDF, translated from the coding sequence ATGCGCCACCTCGTCGTCCTCGAAGCCGTCCAGCCCGCCACCCCGCCGCCCGCCGAGCTCATGGCCGGGATCATGGCGCTGGGGGAGGAGGCCACCCGCGCCGGCGCCCTGATCGACACCGCCGGTCTCGCCCCCAGCCTCGTCGGCGCGAAGGTCACCGTCGGTGCCGGGGCCGGCCTGCAGGTCACCGACGGCCCGTTCGCGGAGTCCAAGGAGATGATCAGCTACGCCGTCTACGACACCCGCACGAAGGAGGAGGCCGTGGAGTGGACCAGCCGGTTCATGGCCCTGCACCGCGACCTGTGGCCCGGGTGGGAGGGCGAGGCGCGGGTGCTCAAGGTGATGGGCCCCGAGGACTTCTGA
- a CDS encoding thiolase family protein yields the protein MSDAVIVDAVRTPIGRRKGSLADVHPVDLSAVVLRALAERTGLDPEVVDDVVWGCVNQVGDQAAQIGRYGVLAAGWPESVPGVTVNRACGSSQSSFDFAAGMVLAGQYDVVVAGGVESMTRVPLGSGRDLGRPYGPLVRERYAADLTSGEFPGEDFNQGIGAERIAAAWGFSRRQLDEYSARSHELAAAAIDSGAFDAQLAPVPDAPGLTADEGLRRGTTADTLAKLKPVFREDGVIHAGNSSQISDGASAVLIMSAERAAELGLTPIARYHGGAVAGADPLKMLTGPIPATAKVLKRTGLSISDIGAFEVNEAFAPVPMAWQAEFGADPDRLNPLGGAIAVGHPLGASGTVLMTRLVHHMRDRDIRYGLQTMCEGGGTANATIVELLR from the coding sequence ATGTCCGATGCCGTCATCGTCGACGCGGTCCGCACCCCGATCGGCAGGCGGAAGGGCTCGCTCGCCGACGTCCACCCGGTCGACCTGTCCGCGGTGGTGCTGCGCGCGCTCGCAGAGCGCACCGGCCTCGATCCCGAGGTCGTCGACGACGTCGTGTGGGGCTGCGTCAACCAGGTCGGCGACCAGGCCGCGCAGATCGGGCGCTACGGCGTGCTGGCCGCGGGCTGGCCGGAGTCGGTGCCGGGCGTCACGGTCAACCGGGCGTGCGGGTCGAGCCAGTCGTCGTTCGACTTCGCGGCCGGGATGGTCCTGGCCGGGCAGTACGACGTGGTCGTGGCCGGCGGTGTCGAGTCGATGACGCGGGTGCCGCTCGGGTCGGGCCGCGACCTCGGCCGCCCGTACGGACCGCTGGTCCGCGAGCGCTACGCCGCCGACCTGACGAGCGGCGAGTTCCCCGGCGAGGACTTCAACCAGGGCATCGGGGCCGAGCGCATCGCCGCCGCCTGGGGCTTCTCCCGGCGGCAGCTCGACGAGTACTCGGCCCGGTCGCACGAGCTCGCCGCCGCCGCGATCGACTCCGGGGCGTTCGACGCCCAGCTCGCGCCCGTCCCCGACGCGCCCGGCCTGACCGCCGACGAGGGCCTGCGCCGCGGCACGACGGCCGACACCCTGGCGAAGCTCAAGCCGGTGTTCCGCGAGGACGGCGTGATCCACGCGGGCAACAGCTCGCAGATCTCCGACGGCGCGTCGGCGGTGCTGATCATGTCTGCGGAGCGCGCCGCCGAGCTGGGGCTCACGCCGATCGCCCGCTACCACGGCGGCGCGGTCGCCGGGGCCGATCCGCTGAAGATGCTGACCGGGCCGATCCCGGCCACCGCGAAGGTCCTCAAGCGCACCGGGCTGTCGATCTCCGACATCGGCGCGTTCGAGGTCAACGAGGCCTTCGCGCCGGTCCCGATGGCGTGGCAGGCGGAGTTCGGCGCCGACCCCGACCGCCTCAACCCGCTCGGCGGCGCGATCGCGGTCGGGCACCCGCTCGGGGCGTCCGGCACGGTGCTGATGACGCGGCTGGTGCACCACATGCGCGACAGGGACATCCGCTACGGCCTGCAGACGATGTGCGAGGGCGGCGGCACGGCCAACGCCACGATCGTCGAGCTGCTGCGCTGA